One genomic region from Calypte anna isolate BGI_N300 chromosome 17, bCalAnn1_v1.p, whole genome shotgun sequence encodes:
- the LOC103526386 gene encoding torsin-1A, whose amino-acid sequence MKLLRAALGLALLPLLRPASAVEPISLGLAIAGAAASAITGIISYPRLYCYFRECCLQLHDRRAAAALQENLDKKLFGQHLVKKVVVKAVKGFLNNSNAKKPLALSLHGWTGTGKNFVSKIIAESIYKRGLQSKYVHQFVATLHFPHAQEINTYKDQLQSWIRGNVSICPRSLFIFDEMDKMHAGLIDAIKPFLDYYELLDGVSYRQSIFIFLSNAGAEKITEVALDFWRNGRTREDIQLPDVQNALSVSVFNNKNSGFWHSTLIDRNLIDYFVPFLPLEYKHVKMCVRVEIESRGYTVDEDILSRIADEMTYFPREERIYSDKGCKTVDSKLDYYYDF is encoded by the exons ATGAAGCTGCTGAGAGCGGCTCTGGGGCTGGCGCTGCTGCCGCTCCTCCGGCCGGCGAGCGCCGTGGAGCCCATCAGCTTAGGCTTGGCGATCGCGGGCGCCGCCGCTTCGGCCATTACCGGCATCATCTCCTACCCGCGCCTTTACTGCTACTTCAGGGAGTGTTGCCTTCAGCTGCACGACCGGCGAGCCGCCGCCG CTCTGCAGGAGAATTTGGACAAGAAGCTGTTCGGGCAGCACCTGGTGAAGAAGGTGGTGGTGAAGGCCGTGAAGGGCTTCTTGAACAACAGCAACGCCAAAAAACCTCTCGCCCTTTCCTTGCACGGGTGGACAGGGACGGGGAAAAACTTCGTCAGTAAGATAATCGCCGAAAGCATTTATAAAAGAGGTCTGCAGAGTAAATATGTCCATCAGTTCGTGGCCACTTTACATTTCCCCCACGCTCAGGAAATCAACACCTACAAG GACCAATTGCAGTCGTGGATTCGGGGGAATGTGAGCATCTGTCCCAGATCACTTTTCATATTTGATGAAATGGATAAAATGCATGCAGGGCTCATTGATGCCATCAAACCATTCCTGGATTACTATGAGCTTCTGGATGGGGTGTCTTACAGACAATCCATCTTCATCTTCCTCAG CAATGCAGGAGCTGAAAAGATAACAGAGGTGGCACTGGACTTCTGGAGAAATGGGAGGACAAGGGAAGATATACAGCTCCCAGATGTGCAAAATGCACTGTCTGTGTCAGTcttcaacaacaaaaaca GTGGCTTTTGGCACAGCACCTTGATTGACAGAAATCTCATTGACTACTTTGTTCCCTTCCTGCCCCTGGAATACAAACATGTGAAAATGTGTGTCAGGGTTGAGATTGAGTCACGTGGCTATACTGTGGATGAGGACATTTTAAGCAGAATAGCTGATGAAATGACCTACTTTCCCAGAGAGGAGAGAATTTATTCAGATAAAGGATGTAAAACTGTGGACTCAAAGCTGGATTACTACTATGACTTCTAA
- the C17H9orf78 gene encoding telomere length and silencing protein 1 homolog: MASKKSFRRRREEDEEEEEDEQVAEEVRLKLEEAKEVQSLRKRPNGVSAVALLVGEKLQEEATLVDDPFKIKSGGMVDMKKLKERGKDRINEEEDLNLGTSFSAETNRRDEDADMMKYIETELKKRKGIVENEEQKVKLKNAEDSLYELPENIRVSSAKKTEEMLSNQMLSGIPEVDLGIDAKIKNIISTEEAKAKLLAEQQNKKKDSETSFVPTNMAVNYVQHNRFYHEELNAPVRRNKEEPKPRPLRVGDTERPEPERSPPNRKRPLNEKATDDYHYEKFKKMNRRY; the protein is encoded by the exons ATGGCGAGCAAGAAGTCCTTCCGGCGGCGGAGGGAggaggacgaggaggaggaggaggacgagCAGGTGGCTGAGGAGGTCAG gttaaAACTTGAGGAAGCCAAAGAAGTTCAGAGCCTCAGAAAACGACCCAATGGGGTGAG TGCTGTAGCTCTGCTTGTGGGAGAGAAGCTCCAAGAAGAAGCCACGCTTGTG GATGACCCATTTAAGATAAAATCTGGGGGAATGGTGGACatgaagaagctgaaggaaagagGCAAGGACAG GATTAATGAAGAGGAAGATCTGAACTTAGGAACTTCCTTCTCAGCTGAAACCAACAGGAGGGATGAAGATGCTGACAT GATGAAGTACATTGAGACTGagctgaagaagagaaagggaattgTGGAGAATGAGGAGCAGAAGGTGAAGCTTAAGAATGCTGAGGACTCTCTGTATGAGCTGCCAGAGAACATTCGTGTCTCCTCTGCAAAGAAGACTGAAGAGATGCTCTCTAACCAGATGTTGAGTGGCATTCCTGAAGTGGACCTAGGAATTGA tgcaaaaataaaaaacatcatCTCGACTGAAGAGGCCAAGGCCAAGTTgttggcagagcagcagaacaaaaagaaagacagtGAAACTTCCTTTGTTCCCACCAACATGGCTGTTAACTATGTCCAGCACAACAGAT tttatCATGAGGAGCTAAATGCACCAGTGAGAAGGAACAAAGAAGAGCCAAAGCCTCGTCCACTGAGAGTGGGGGACACGGAGAGGCCAGAACCTGAGA GGTCCCCTCCAAATCGCAAGCGTCCACTCAATGAAAAAGCCACAGATGATTATCACTATGAGAAATTCAAGAAGATGAATAGGAGATACTGA